A region from the Kineothrix sp. IPX-CK genome encodes:
- a CDS encoding glycosyltransferase family 1 protein — translation MKVALFADTYLPQINGVTNTLNKLTQYYKDNDIDYKVFVPEYDIKSEDYNIERFYSIKFVLYPENRIAFPNTFRISSTLSDFQPDIIHIMTEFNMGMAGLNYGKKHGIPTVSNYTTNFSQYSDYYGFNFMKQPIWNYMKWFHTQNDVTLCPSRSAQKLLHSQGIHNTRIFSRGIDFKSFHPMFRNNKLREQLGISDKIAFLYVGRISHEKDLDILSTSYESIHRKYNDRVAMIVTGDGPLLEKCRQMFPKDTIFTGFKKGKELSEIYASSDIFVCPSSTETFGNVILEAMSSGLPVIGADAGGVGEIIQHGVTGVKFAKRDSAELTQCMAQLVEDIDLSDYLSTNGREFAAGRSWEKVFNSLIDIYQETLENRAKPSLHFHKA, via the coding sequence ATGAAAGTCGCTTTATTTGCAGATACCTATCTGCCGCAAATCAATGGGGTTACAAATACCCTGAACAAACTTACTCAATACTATAAGGACAATGATATCGATTATAAAGTCTTTGTACCGGAATACGATATCAAGTCAGAGGATTACAACATTGAACGCTTCTACAGCATCAAATTCGTATTATATCCTGAAAATAGAATTGCATTCCCGAATACATTTCGTATTTCTTCAACATTATCTGATTTTCAGCCGGATATCATCCATATCATGACAGAATTCAATATGGGAATGGCAGGACTCAATTATGGTAAGAAGCACGGCATTCCCACGGTATCAAATTATACCACGAACTTTTCGCAATACTCGGATTACTATGGGTTTAATTTCATGAAGCAGCCTATCTGGAATTACATGAAATGGTTTCATACACAAAATGATGTCACCCTATGTCCCTCCCGCTCTGCACAAAAGCTTCTTCACAGCCAGGGTATCCATAATACGCGTATTTTTTCCAGAGGCATCGATTTTAAAAGCTTTCACCCAATGTTTCGAAATAACAAACTGCGGGAACAGCTTGGGATCTCAGATAAGATCGCCTTTCTTTATGTAGGCAGGATCTCCCATGAAAAAGATCTGGATATCTTAAGTACGAGTTATGAATCAATTCACCGGAAATATAATGATCGTGTTGCAATGATAGTTACAGGGGATGGTCCCTTGCTGGAAAAATGCAGGCAGATGTTTCCCAAAGATACCATATTCACCGGATTTAAAAAGGGAAAGGAACTATCAGAAATATATGCCTCCAGCGATATTTTTGTCTGTCCTTCGTCTACAGAAACCTTCGGTAATGTTATCTTGGAGGCAATGTCTTCGGGGCTTCCGGTAATTGGAGCAGATGCCGGGGGTGTGGGAGAAATCATTCAACATGGAGTGACCGGCGTCAAGTTTGCCAAAAGGGATTCTGCCGAACTCACACAATGCATGGCACAGCTCGTGGAAGATATCGATTTGAGTGACTATCTCAGCACAAATGGCAGAGAATTCGCAGCCGGCAGATCATGGGAGAAAGTATTTAACAGTCTTATCGATATTTATCAGGAAACTTTAGAAAATAGGGCCAAACCCTCACTTCATTTTCATAAAGCTTAA
- the thrS gene encoding threonine--tRNA ligase, whose translation MKVTLKDGSSKEYVSPMRVIDIAADISEGLGRAACAGEIDGKAVDLRTVVEHDCALNILTANDKEGIRVVRHTASHVLAEAVKRLYPDAKLAIGPSIDTGFYYDFEHEPFTREDLDNLEAEMKKIIKEGNALEKFTLSREEAIKFMEEKSEPYKVELIRDLPEDAVISFYSQGDFVDLCAGPHLMSTKGIKAFKLISSSGAYWRGNSDNKMLQRIYGTAFNKKEELADYLEYLDNIKKRDHNKLGREMELFATVDVIGQGLPLLMPKGAKMIQTMQRWIEDEEEKRGYMRTKTPLMAKKDLYVISDHWDHYKEGMFVLGDENDENAEVFALRPMTCPFQYYVYKQSQKSYRDLPCRYGETSTLFRNEDSGEMHGLTRVRQFTISEGHLIVRPDQVEEEFKGCVDLAKYCMTTLGLQDDVSYRLSLWDPNNQEHYLGNAELWDKVQDMMRSILNHIGIEYTEEEGEAAFYGPKLDIQAKNVYGKEDTMITIQLDMFLAERFDMTFVDKDGEKKRPYIIHRTSLGCYERTLAWLIEKYEGKFPTWLCPEQVRILPISEKYEKYAEEVEAKLKENGVLAATDGRSEKIGFKIREARLAKIPYMLVVGQKEEEDKTVSVRSRFAGDEGVKSLDEFVEQICKEIRTKEIRKEETAE comes from the coding sequence ACTGTTGTAGAGCACGATTGTGCACTCAATATTTTGACTGCAAACGATAAAGAGGGAATACGAGTAGTCAGACATACGGCTTCTCATGTGCTGGCGGAGGCGGTCAAGAGATTATATCCCGACGCAAAGCTGGCTATCGGGCCGAGCATCGACACCGGCTTCTATTATGATTTTGAACATGAGCCTTTTACGAGAGAGGATCTCGACAATCTGGAAGCGGAGATGAAGAAGATCATCAAGGAAGGGAACGCCCTGGAGAAGTTCACGCTTTCCCGTGAAGAGGCGATAAAATTCATGGAAGAGAAGAGCGAACCATATAAGGTGGAGCTGATTCGCGACCTTCCCGAAGATGCGGTGATTTCCTTCTATAGTCAGGGAGATTTTGTAGATTTGTGTGCGGGACCTCATCTTATGAGCACGAAAGGGATCAAGGCGTTTAAGCTGATTTCCTCCTCAGGCGCTTATTGGAGAGGCAATTCCGACAACAAGATGCTCCAGAGAATTTATGGTACGGCATTTAACAAGAAAGAAGAGCTTGCCGATTATTTGGAGTATTTGGATAACATTAAGAAACGCGACCACAATAAATTAGGACGTGAGATGGAGCTTTTTGCTACGGTTGACGTAATCGGCCAGGGACTTCCGCTGCTGATGCCCAAGGGAGCGAAGATGATTCAGACGATGCAGCGCTGGATCGAGGACGAAGAAGAAAAGCGCGGCTATATGAGAACGAAGACACCTCTTATGGCAAAAAAAGATTTGTATGTAATTTCCGACCATTGGGATCACTACAAAGAGGGCATGTTCGTGCTGGGAGATGAAAATGACGAGAACGCCGAGGTATTCGCCCTTCGTCCTATGACCTGTCCGTTCCAGTACTATGTATATAAGCAGAGCCAGAAATCCTATAGAGATCTTCCCTGCCGCTACGGGGAGACGTCCACACTTTTCAGGAATGAAGATTCGGGAGAGATGCACGGACTTACCCGTGTGCGCCAGTTCACGATTTCCGAGGGGCATCTCATCGTGCGTCCGGATCAGGTGGAAGAGGAATTCAAGGGTTGTGTGGACCTTGCGAAATACTGCATGACTACCCTCGGACTTCAGGACGACGTATCGTACCGCTTGTCCTTATGGGATCCGAACAATCAGGAGCATTACCTTGGCAACGCCGAGCTTTGGGATAAGGTTCAGGATATGATGCGCTCGATTTTGAATCATATCGGTATCGAGTATACGGAGGAAGAAGGAGAGGCAGCATTCTATGGTCCGAAGCTGGATATTCAGGCGAAGAACGTATATGGCAAAGAGGATACGATGATTACGATCCAGCTCGATATGTTCCTTGCGGAACGCTTCGATATGACCTTTGTGGATAAGGACGGCGAAAAGAAGAGGCCCTATATCATCCACAGAACGTCTCTGGGCTGCTACGAAAGAACGCTGGCGTGGCTGATTGAAAAATATGAAGGAAAGTTTCCTACATGGCTCTGCCCGGAACAGGTACGCATTCTTCCTATTTCCGAGAAATATGAAAAATATGCGGAAGAAGTGGAAGCGAAATTAAAGGAAAACGGCGTTCTTGCCGCTACGGACGGACGCTCTGAGAAAATTGGCTTTAAAATCCGTGAGGCGAGACTGGCAAAGATTCCGTATATGCTTGTAGTCGGACAGAAAGAAGAAGAGGATAAGACCGTTTCCGTAAGAAGCCGTTTTGCGGGCGACGAGGGTGTGAAGTCTCTGGATGAATTCGTAGAGCAGATATGCAAAGAAATCAGAACGAAAGAAATAAGAAAAGAAGAAACGGCTGAATGA